ACATCAAGCGGGCGAGAAGAATACGCAAAACCGTGAAGTTCATCCCAATCATCATGGTTCAGGGACAGATCTTTTACCACCCTCAGCGGCAGCTGAAGTTTGAGCTTTTGTTGGATAAAGTATCCATCACGCCGTAATCTCAGTCGCAGTTTATCCAAAAGTGATCGCGAGTTTTCATTGAAAGGCAATATTGCCATCGCAGTATAGCAACCGCTACTTGCCTCAAGGTGAGTGCCAAAACGCACGAGTTCAAAACCACATTGCTGCCAAAAATGATAAAGCTCTGGTGTATACCCAAAACTAACAGATACGTAGTCTAGCCCTTCTTCTCGAGCTTGTTGAACAGCCGAGTTCACCAACGATTTCGCAACCCCTTGGCGTCGCCATGCTGGAAATACCGCAATTCGACTTATTCGACGAGAACGCAATACTGCCGCCTGCCATTGACCACCATGGGCTGCGAGTGATTGGGCAACTAAACTACCTTTAGGCCGACGCTCGCCGGCCCAAACAGCTTTAGCCAGTGATTCATCTAAACCACCTTCATCAACCATCCATAGCGCTGCCGCAATAACGTCGCCGGCAAAGCTGCCATACAGATGGTTTCCCACACCATCCATTAACCGACGCAAATCTAGCGGCGTCGTTTTGTAGTGCGCACTCGTGAGGAGCATATAAAAATCGCACATCTTCTTTGGGTAAGACAGCCATTCAGACTGACTCAGCTTTTCCGATTTAAACTCTAGATTCTGTACTTGTGGTTCTTGTGGCTCCTCAAACAACAGCAAAGACTTTAACCAAGACTCGACGGGATCGCTGATGGCCCAACGCATCGGCTGATCTAATAAATAGGTGCAGCAAGATGGCAGGGAAGCACAGAATTTAAGTAGAAAACCACGCCCGGTACCTTCATATCCTTGTACGGTTGTGGTTAATAAAACCTGGGGGAAAAATGCAATCAGTTCACGTAGCATAGGTGCAGGGATTGCTGCGGCTTCATCAATTAGTAACCAATCAATATCCACAGGCGCCTGCTGTCGGCATTGTTCTAGCAGCGCATCTGGCGCATAGAATTCAATCCCCTCGCCTCGTTGTGACAATATTTGCGTTGCTATTTTGCTTGGGCCAGTTACCCAGCATTTGCCCTTTACGCGTTCTGCCAGCATCCCCGCCAGCGTTGATTTTCCTCTGCCACGCTCACCAATCACAACGTTAATAGGCTGTTTATCGTTCAACAGCGCCTGCAAAATATATGTCTGCTCGGCCGTAGGCAATCCATTTGGGCGCAACCACTCAGGGCGTCGTTTCAGCGCAGGGATTTCTTTCTCGCTATTTTGCTTCCAGATAGCAATTTCCAGCTGTTCTAGCGTAATCCGTTGAAAATGATGAACGAAATGAGGGGTAGCGATAGGTTCAGGCTGCTCACTCCAACGCAAACTATCAAGATCCGATTGGCTATCCCACTGTTCCCATTCAGGAACTAATATAATAAGCCAATGCCCTGCGCTGATGGCTCCCGCCACAGCGGCTAGCGCTTCCGCATGAAATCCTGCTGCTGCATTAAAAATCACGTGACCAAGCTCTTGCCCCAATACGCCTTTGGCGAGATGGGGAGCAATAGACCTAACCCCTTGCAGCGCGCTTTCCCCAACCCACAGAAGCGATGAACACAGCGTGGGTAAAATCTCTGCAATAACCTGCTGGTGCCAATCGGTATCACCGCTAACGATGAGTAAACGGCGAATACCGGCTCGCTGCATTGAGGGAATAGAAGAAGAAAGCGGCATGAGAGTCTACGTTGTCAGCAAAGATAGCGGATGATTATACGCGAATTACTTGCGTACGGCGGCGCTGTCACGTTGATTTAATACCCCACACATATAAATGTGCAGGGTATGAATACCGTGATCAATTAGCTGATGCGAAGGTATTACAGCTATTTGGATTACCGCTGTCAAAACCGCGCTTAAACCATGTATAGCGTTGTTCAGATGTGCCGTGGGTAAAACTATCTGGGATCACTCGTCCTTGGCTCTGCTGTTGTAAACGATCGTCACCGATAGCCTGAGCAGCATTCAGAGCCTCTTCCAGATCGCCCTGCTCCAGCACTTGCTGATTCTGCATGAAATGTCCCCACACGCCAGCGAAGCAGTCAGCCTGAAGTTCCATTTTCACCGAGAGTCGATTTTGTTCAGCCTTGCTTGTCCCTTGCTGCATCTGCCGAATTTTCGGCTCAATGCCCAGCAGGTTTTGTACATGGTGCCCAACCTCGTGCGCGACCACATAACCCTGAGCAAAATCACCATCAGCACCCAGCTTATCTTTCATCTCTTGGTAGAAAGAGAGATCGATATACACAGTTTTATCTGCCGGACAATAAAAAGGCCCCATTACGGACTGACCCGTACCACACCCAGTGCGAGTGGCACCACGATAGAGTACCAGTTTAGGATCTTGATACTGTTTCCCCATTTTCTGGAATAGCTGGCTCCACGTGTCTTCGGTTGAAGCCAAAATCACAGAAGTAAACTTAGCCATCTGATTATCTTCTGGCGAATTAGCCTGTTGGCTTTGAGTCTGGGTTTGACGAACGGGTGCTTCACCGTTAAGCAGCGGCGTTAAGTCTACACCGTAATATCCCGCGACCAGTACAACCACCAGCAGAACCAATCCACCTTTACCACGCGGCACACGAAAACCACCGCCACCTAAACCACCGGACGAACCCGTGGAATCTCCACGTCGATCTTCAACGTTGTCGCTTTCGCGACGCCCTTGCCAGCGCATAGTTAAACCTCAGAAATTACATGATGCCTTAATGGTAGGAAATTGCTGGCGCGAATACCATAAAAAGGAGGAATCAGATAATGAAATACATCATTGCAGATAAAGATATGTGGTATTTCAACTGATTGGCAGGCCATAAAAATGACAACAGAGGCTATCGCCTCTGCTGTTTTACACGGTTTTTTTAGCGGGAGGCTTAATCAAGCTTTACACCGATGCGGTGTGCGACTTCTTCATAGGCTTCAATCAGACCGCCCAAACTCTGACGATAGCGGTCTTTATCCATCTTGTTCAGCGTTGCTTTATCCCACAGGCGACTACCGTCTGGTGAGAACTCATCACCCAGAACAACTTGGCCTTTAAACAAGCCAAATTCGAGTTTGAAATCGACCAGAATCAGTCCCGCATCACCAAAAATCTTGCTCAGCACATCGTTAACTTTGTAGCTCAATGCTTTCATGGTGGCTAAGTTTTCTTCGCTCACCCAGCCAAAGGTACGACAGTATGATTCATTCACCATCGGATCGTGCATGGCGTCGTTTTTCAGGAACAGATCGAATAGTGGCGGATTGAGAGGCGTCCCCTCTTCAATTCCCAAACGCTTCACCAGCGAGCCTGCGGCACGGTTGCGGATCACGCATTCAACCGGAACCATTTCCAGCTTTTTCACCAGCACTTCAGTATCAGAGAGTAAGCGCTCCATCTGAGTCGGGATCCCCGCCTCTTCCAGTTTGCTCATGATGAAATGGTTAAATTTGTTGTTAACCATACCTTTACGATCAAACTGCTCAATGCGCTGGCCATCCAGTGCTGATGTATCATTTCGGAACTCAAGAATCAGCAAATCCGGGTTTTCAGTGGTGTACACGGTTTTTGCTTTGCCGCGATACAACTCAGCGAGCTTTTGCATTTTGCTTACTCCATAGGTTTAAGAACATAAAAAATGAAATCAGCAGCTTTGGGTCAAAGCGCATCAATTTAGGGGCATTATACGCCAGCCAAACGATTGCGCATTAAAAAAATGAAATAAAAAAAGAGGCCGAAGCCCCTTTTTACATTTCTATGGTTTGCGCGATTACTGGCTAACTTTTACTTTCGCAAACGCAGCTTGGAACACACTCACCAACGCATCGTTCTGCGACTGGCTCAGTGGAGCCCCTTTGCTGTCAAGGAATTGCAGACTGGTACGGTTATCTAAATCGCCGACCTGAATCTTATAATCACCTTCTTTCAGCTCAGGATCTTTCGCGCCCAGATCGTCCCAGCTACTGCTTCCGATCGATTTGTAGGTCACGGAGATTGTACCCTGTGGACGGCTACGATCGGTCACTTTCATACCGATGTGTTCAAGCGTGGCCGGTAGACGATCCCAAACCGCAGTGTAAGGCGCGCGCGCAATCAACACCGGTAGGCCCGTATCATCAGCGCCGCTCTGCACATCAATATCGCCTACCTGACGATTGGCACGCGCATTAGCCTGATCGGTTTGATATTTATCCAAACCACTGACAATATCGTTCAGCACCGAAACCGCGTAACGCTGAGTCTGTGAATCCTCAGTGATCGCCGTATCGCCCTGCTTCAAGCCCAAGGACTTAACGACAACGGCTGTTTGGTAACCCTGTGGCTGCACAGTCACCTGATAGCGCCCCTGATACTGCACGTCTTCATCGCCACGCTGGAAATTAATCCAGTCGGTAGTCAGCGTTTGTCCCGCATCGTTACGGCTGGCAATCGGGTAATTTAACCCTTGTACTGCCTGCGCAACCTGAGACCACAGGCTACTTGCTCCCGGTGTGCTCTCTACTAAGACAATCGCTGCGCCATTAACAAACTGGCCACGCGAACCGTTCAGCAGAGCCAATGGCTGCGCCGGTGGTCGAATATCCAACGCCTTGCCTACGTTGCCTTGAGCCACATTTAAGCGCACATCATAGGCACCGTTTTGCACCGGCAGAATCATCCCAGCTGGCGTTTTCAATTCGGACAGCGTTGAGGCATCAAGATAAGCCTCATCGCCGCTCACCTGACGCTTATAGCGCTGATCGGTCGAGCATGCAGACAGCATCATCACCAAAGAAATGCCAACGACAGTCGCTACCGCCGACTTTTGTACTAAGTAAGCCATTCAATCTCCCTAAGAGTTACAGCAAGCCGACGTGTTTAAGCGCTTGTTCTACGACAGGACGAGCCTTATCGCTAATTGGCGTCATTGGTAAACGCATCGTGTCGGTTGCTATGAGTCCCAATACCTTACAGGCCCATTTCACCGGTATCGGGTTTGCTTCTACAAATAACTGTTGATGCAGCGCCATTAAACGCTGGTTCAGCTTACGCGCTTTAGCAAAATCACCTTCGGCGGCAAGCTTACAGAGTTCAGCCATTTCACGCGCAGCGACGTTTGCTGTGACAGAAATAACGCCCTGACCACCCAGTTGCATAAAGTCCAGAGCCGTTGCGTCATCGCCGCTTAGCAAAATAAAGCTATCGTCGTTGACCAGTTCTTGGATCTGACTAACACGACTTAAGTTCCCGGTCGCTTCTTTTACAGCAACAATATTTTTAATTTCTGCCAAACGCGCAATCGTTTCTGGCAGCATATCGCATCCCGTACGCGAAGGTACGTTATACAAAATCTGTGGTAAATCAGTGTGTTCAGCGATAGCTTTAAAGTGCTGGAACAAACCTTCCTGCATTGGCTTATTGTAATACGGCGTGACCGTCAAGCAACCAACGACGCCCGTATTATTGAAGCGCTCGGTCAAAGCAATCGCTTCCGTGGTAGCATTTGCTCCAGCGCCAGCAATCACAGGGATTCTGCCATCAGCAAGATCCAGCGTCTGTAGCACCACATCGACGTGCTCGTCGTGGTTTAGCGTGGCAGATTCGCCGGTGGTTCCTACGGATACAATCGCAGACGTCCCGCTGGACACATGATAATCAATCAATTTCTTCAAGCTAGCGCGATCGACCTGACCTTTGTCATCCATCGGCGTAACCAGCGCAACAATACTTCCCGTGAACATTGACAGTCCCTCCACAAACAGGTTCCTCATGGTACTTTTGAAAGCGATCGCAAAGCAAGTAAACATCTATGTGCTAACTGCTTGTCGAGGCGTTTTTTTTGTGTTTACCTTGGGACACCATCACAAAGTCAGGAAGAATGCTCTTGCCACAGCCCAATCAACACTATTTAGTCATTACAGCCTTAGGCGCAGATCGCCCCGGTATCGTCAATAATATCACCCGCCACGTGAGCAGCTGCGGATGCAATATTGAAGACAGCCGTTTGGCAATGTTGGGCGAAGAGTTTACTTTTATCATGCTGTTATCCGGTAGCTGGAATGCGATTACCCTCATTGAATCGACTTTACCGCTCAAGGGCGTTGAGATGGATTTACTGATCGTGATGAAACGCACAACGTGGCATGAACGCCCAACCATGCCAGCCACCGTATGGGTGCAGGTTGAAGTCAAAGACTCCCCGCACATCATCGAGCGCTTCACCGACTTGTTCGATTCGCACCAAATGAATATTGCCGAACTGGTTTCTAAAACCCAACTAAGCCAAGACTCCGCGGCGCCAAAATTGTATATTCAAATCACAGCACACAGCCCTGCCAGCCAAGATGCAGAAAGTATTGAGCAAGCTTTTGAGAAGCTCTGTACAGAGCTCAGTGCGCAAGGCAGTATAAACGTGGTGAACTATTCCCTGCATGAAGATAAAGACGGAGAGCAGTAATGAGCCCATTGAAAGCCGGTAGCATCGCTCCTAAATTTACCTTGTTAGATCAAGATGGTGAGCAAATCAGCTTGACCGACTTCCAAGGTCAGAAAGTTTTAGTCTATTTTTATCCAAAAGCCATGACTCCAGGCTGTACCGTTCAAGCCTGTGGACTGCGCGACAATATGGATGAATTGAAAAAATTGGGCGTAGAAGTGCTCGGTATCAGCACCGATAAACCAGAAAAACTTTCCCGCTTTGTAGAAAAAGAAGTGCTTAATTTCACCTTGCTATCTGATGAAGATCACAAAGTGTGCGAAGAGTTTGGCGTATGGGGTGAAAAATCCTTTATGGGTAAAACCTACGACGGCATCCACCGCATCAGCTTCCTGATTGATGAAGAAGGCAAAGTTCAGCACGTATTCGACGATTTCAAAACCAGCAATCACCACGATATCGTTTTGGACTACGTCAAAAACAACGGTTAATCAACCTTTGCTTTAAAATGCCAACGCCCTGCATGCAGGGCGTTGTTTTTTCTAGATCACTAACGATTAATCCGCTTCGGAAATAAACTCGTCAGGCCATGCGTGGATCACTGCTTTTACCAACGTCGCCAATGGAATCGCAAAGAAAACGCCCCAAAATCCCCATAGTCCACCAAAGATAATCACCGAAAGAATGATCACCAGCGGATGCAAGTTCACCGCTTCGGAGAACAACAGCGGAACGAGCAGATTGCCATCCAAGCCTTGCACAACCAGATAAGCAACAAACAGCGTCCAGAAATCGGCGCCAAGTCCCCATTGGAACAACGCAACAATGACCACGGGGATCGTCACCAACACCGCACCGATATACGGGATCAGTACCGAGAACCCAACCAGCACGGCCAACAGCAAGGCATAATGCAAATCTACAACCAGAAAAACCAGATAGGTCGCCACGCCCACCACTACCATTTCGAGCACTTTGCCGCGAATATAGTTAGTGATTTGCTGATTCATCTCGATCCAAACCTGCCCAGCCAATCCGCGATCGCGCGGCAACACTCGCCGAACGGCATTCAGCATTTGCTCTTTGTCTTTCAGCAGGAAAAATACCATCAGCGGCACGAGAATAAGATAAATCGCCAGCGTAAGAAGCCCCACCAGCGATGCCAGTGATAATTTCACCACCGATTCTCCCATCACCGCCAACTTGGCGCGGGTATTCTCTACCACCATATCAATAATGCCCGCATCCATCAGCGCCGGATAGCGCCTTGGCAGCGTTGCGGCAAACTCATAGAAGCGCGTCACCATTTTCGGCATATCGGCTAATAGATTAAATCCCTGCTGCCAAACCGCCGGAGCAATGACAAAAACAGACAGCAGCGTAATACCGCCAAATGCAATCAGCACGGCAACCACGGCCCATACGCGCGAAAAACCAATCAGCTGCAGTTTATGCGTTGGCCATTCCAACAGATAGGCCAGAACAATAGCCACCAGCAGCGGGGCCAGAATCCCATTGAAAAAATAAATGATACAAAAGCCGACGAGCAGGATAGTCAGTAATGCTATTGCCTGTGGATCGGTAAAACGTCGTCGATACCACTGCATTAACATATCAAGCATGCGGGTCACTCCTTAAGCTGCACAAGCGTACAGTTTATTATCCTTGAAAAGAGGTGGCGAAAAGCCAATAACGTAAAATGATGATTTTGCTGTCATGGCGGCGTGGAGTCGATCCTACTATGATGGCAGAATGAGTGTAATAGAGAGTGGCGTAGTTAAGAAGAACTCTTACAGGCCTTTGCTGTCAAAAATGCCATTGCGGATAACAAACCAATACGTTGTATCCTAATGATTCGTGTTTCTGCCAAGCAAAAAATCCCCACATGGGTATAGATGAAACTGAATGGAACTGTCTCTTATGACTTCTCGGTTTAAAACATCGGTTATCGCGACGATAGTTGCTGGTTTATTGCTGACTGGCTCCATGCCAAGCCAAGCAGATCCAAACGATGACCAACTACCTGACATTGGTACTACCGCAGGGAACACGCTCAGCATCAACCAAGAGCTAGCAATGGGTGATTTTTACGTGCGCCAGCTCCGTGCCAGTACGCCGCTTATCAACGATCCCTTATTGATTGAATATATCAACGGACTGGGGATGCGTTTGGTGTCCCATGCCCATTCGGTACGTACGCCGTTTCATTTCTATTTAGTGCGCAATGACGAAATCAACGCCTTCGCCTTCTTCGGCGGCAACGTGGTCTTACACTCCGCGCTATTCCGTTATACCGATAACGAAAGCCAGTTGGCTTCGGTCATGGCGCATGAAATTTCCCACGTGACTCAGCGCCATTTAGCCCGTGCGATGGAAGAGCAACAGCGTACGGCACCATTAACTTGGGTTGGCGCGCTGGGTTCAATATTGCTCGCGATGGCCAGCCCACAGGCGGGTATGGCGGCCTTAAGCGGTACCTTAGCCGGTAGCCAACAAAATATGATCAGCTTCACTCAGCAAAATGAGCAAGAAGCTGACCGCATCGGTCTTCAGGTTCTACAGCGTTCCGGTTTCGATCCGCAGGCCATGCCAAGTTTTCTGCAAAAGCTGTCCGATCAATCGCGCTATTCATCGAAGCCACCTGAAATTTTGCTGACTCACCCCCTGCCAGACAGCCGCCTATCCGACACCCGCAACCGTGCAAACCAGATGCCACCGCATCCCGTTCAGTCGTCACAAGACTACTTATTAGCGAAAGTGCGCGCGCTAGGCATGTACAGCGGCGGGCAGGATGGAAATACCTACCTGACTGAAGATGTTCTTAAAGCGATGGAAAACGGCAACGTACGCGAACAAACCGCCGCTCGCTATGGCCGAGCCATTTTGTTCAGCCAAGCGAATAAATATGATGATGCGCGTAAAATGCTGCAACCGTTGCTCGATAGCCAGCCAAACAATATCTGGTTTATCGACCTGATGACCGATATCGATTTAGAGCAGAAGAAAGCCCCGGCGGCTATCGCGCGTTTAGAATCAGCACTCGCAAAAAACCGCAACGAACCCGTGTTACAAATCAACTTGGCAAATGCCTACGTTGAAGGCAACCAGCCTGCCAAAGCTTCACGCATTCTTTATCGCTACACTTTTGATCATCCAAACGATCCCAACGGCTGGGACATTCTCGCTCAGGCCAGCGCCGCACAGGGGATCCGTGATGAAGAGCTATCCGCCCGCGCAGAAAGTTTGGCGCTGGTAGGACAATTGGATCAAGCGATTGGCTTACTCAGCAACGCCAGTGCCCTGATGCCGGTTGGCAGCCTAAAACAGGCGCGCTACGACGCGCGTATCGATCAACTGCGCCAACTACAACAAAGCTTCAAGCAGTATCAACGCGGAGGCCGCTAAGGAAAACCTATGTCACAACACGTCACGATTTATCACAACCCACGCTGCTCTAAGAGCCGTGAAACACTCGCGCTGATAAAAGAACAAGGTATTGAGCCAACTATCGTGCATTATCTGGAGACACCTCCCGATGCTGCAACGTTGAAAACGCTGCTGAAAGAACTCGGATTCACCTCCGCTCGTCAGCTGATGCGCCATAAAGAAGATCTGTATAAAGAACTTAGCCTTGCCGATGAATCGTTAACTGAAGATCAGCTTATCGGCGCCATGATCAACAACCCGAAATTGATCGAGCGCCCAATCGTGGTTAAAGGCAAAAAAGCCCGTATTGGTCGTCCGCCAGAGCAGGTATTAGACATTCTCTAACGCGAGGTTTTCATATGGAACAGCCCGTCTTGAAAGGCAAACGTGTCGAGCTTCACCCGCTGCAGGTTGAACATCGCCAGCCAATTATCGATGCCGCCTCAGACGGGCAACTGTGGGAAATGACGCTAACGGTCATTCCAAGCCCGCAATCCATTGATAAATATCTCACCCATGCTTTTGAACAGCGTGAAAACGGCAGTCAGATGCCGTTTGTTATCGTCGATGCCGACAGCCGCAAAGTGGTCGGCTACACCCGATTTTGGAAAATTGATTCTGCCAACCGGAAACTCGAAATTGGTCATACGTGGCTGAGCCACTCCTTCCAACGCTCAGGCATCAATACCGAAGCAAAATACCTGCTGCTTAGCTATGCGTTTGAAATGATGAACTGTGTTCGCGTACAGTTCACCACCGATGAAAACAACGCACGTTCCCGCGCAGCTATTTTACGCATCGGTGCTCAGCAAGAGGGAATAATCCGCCACGAACGTATCATGCCAGATGGCCGAAAACGCAACTCGGTGCGGTTTAGTATTATTGATGATGAATGGGGAATCGTGAAGGCGGGGCTTGAGAGCAAAATGCGGGATTAGGAACTGACTACTCATGTTGATTCTGTGTAAGATTTCGCCCGTATTTTCAACGTACGAAACCTTACCGCCCAAGCTAAAAGCGCCCTACAACGACAATATCTCTTTCACAAACGGAATAGTGAGCTTACGCTGCGCCGTTATCGACGCATGATCCAGCTGATCTAACGTCATAAAAAGGGTTCGCATTTCACGATCCAACCGCTTTAATAAGAATCGGCCTACGTCCTCAGGCAGCTCAAACCCGCGCAGCTTTGAACGCAGCTGTAGCGCTAAGAGTTTGTCCTCATCGCCAAGCGGCTGAAGTTTATAAATTTGCCCCCAGTCCAGGCGCGAAGCCAAATCGGGCAAATGAAGATTAAGCTGACGAGGTGGGCGATCGCCAGTGATCAGCAACCGAGTACGGCCAG
This is a stretch of genomic DNA from Hafnia alvei. It encodes these proteins:
- a CDS encoding AI-2E family transporter, whose protein sequence is MLDMLMQWYRRRFTDPQAIALLTILLVGFCIIYFFNGILAPLLVAIVLAYLLEWPTHKLQLIGFSRVWAVVAVLIAFGGITLLSVFVIAPAVWQQGFNLLADMPKMVTRFYEFAATLPRRYPALMDAGIIDMVVENTRAKLAVMGESVVKLSLASLVGLLTLAIYLILVPLMVFFLLKDKEQMLNAVRRVLPRDRGLAGQVWIEMNQQITNYIRGKVLEMVVVGVATYLVFLVVDLHYALLLAVLVGFSVLIPYIGAVLVTIPVVIVALFQWGLGADFWTLFVAYLVVQGLDGNLLVPLLFSEAVNLHPLVIILSVIIFGGLWGFWGVFFAIPLATLVKAVIHAWPDEFISEAD
- a CDS encoding GNAT family N-acetyltransferase, giving the protein MEQPVLKGKRVELHPLQVEHRQPIIDAASDGQLWEMTLTVIPSPQSIDKYLTHAFEQRENGSQMPFVIVDADSRKVVGYTRFWKIDSANRKLEIGHTWLSHSFQRSGINTEAKYLLLSYAFEMMNCVRVQFTTDENNARSRAAILRIGAQQEGIIRHERIMPDGRKRNSVRFSIIDDEWGIVKAGLESKMRD
- a CDS encoding glycine cleavage system transcriptional repressor translates to MPQPNQHYLVITALGADRPGIVNNITRHVSSCGCNIEDSRLAMLGEEFTFIMLLSGSWNAITLIESTLPLKGVEMDLLIVMKRTTWHERPTMPATVWVQVEVKDSPHIIERFTDLFDSHQMNIAELVSKTQLSQDSAAPKLYIQITAHSPASQDAESIEQAFEKLCTELSAQGSINVVNYSLHEDKDGEQ
- a CDS encoding tRNA(Met) cytidine acetyltransferase TmcA, translated to MPLSSSIPSMQRAGIRRLLIVSGDTDWHQQVIAEILPTLCSSLLWVGESALQGVRSIAPHLAKGVLGQELGHVIFNAAAGFHAEALAAVAGAISAGHWLIILVPEWEQWDSQSDLDSLRWSEQPEPIATPHFVHHFQRITLEQLEIAIWKQNSEKEIPALKRRPEWLRPNGLPTAEQTYILQALLNDKQPINVVIGERGRGKSTLAGMLAERVKGKCWVTGPSKIATQILSQRGEGIEFYAPDALLEQCRQQAPVDIDWLLIDEAAAIPAPMLRELIAFFPQVLLTTTVQGYEGTGRGFLLKFCASLPSCCTYLLDQPMRWAISDPVESWLKSLLLFEEPQEPQVQNLEFKSEKLSQSEWLSYPKKMCDFYMLLTSAHYKTTPLDLRRLMDGVGNHLYGSFAGDVIAAALWMVDEGGLDESLAKAVWAGERRPKGSLVAQSLAAHGGQWQAAVLRSRRISRIAVFPAWRRQGVAKSLVNSAVQQAREEGLDYVSVSFGYTPELYHFWQQCGFELVRFGTHLEASSGCYTAMAILPFNENSRSLLDKLRLRLRRDGYFIQQKLKLQLPLRVVKDLSLNHDDWDELHGFAYSSRPLDVSIYALIRCADKLSNNAGNCILNDFINESDSVELLCEKYKLSGKKVLVAMLRNIISHFIKHSEK
- the bamC gene encoding outer membrane protein assembly factor BamC, with amino-acid sequence MAYLVQKSAVATVVGISLVMMLSACSTDQRYKRQVSGDEAYLDASTLSELKTPAGMILPVQNGAYDVRLNVAQGNVGKALDIRPPAQPLALLNGSRGQFVNGAAIVLVESTPGASSLWSQVAQAVQGLNYPIASRNDAGQTLTTDWINFQRGDEDVQYQGRYQVTVQPQGYQTAVVVKSLGLKQGDTAITEDSQTQRYAVSVLNDIVSGLDKYQTDQANARANRQVGDIDVQSGADDTGLPVLIARAPYTAVWDRLPATLEHIGMKVTDRSRPQGTISVTYKSIGSSSWDDLGAKDPELKEGDYKIQVGDLDNRTSLQFLDSKGAPLSQSQNDALVSVFQAAFAKVKVSQ
- a CDS encoding neutral zinc metallopeptidase, producing MRWQGRRESDNVEDRRGDSTGSSGGLGGGGFRVPRGKGGLVLLVVVLVAGYYGVDLTPLLNGEAPVRQTQTQSQQANSPEDNQMAKFTSVILASTEDTWSQLFQKMGKQYQDPKLVLYRGATRTGCGTGQSVMGPFYCPADKTVYIDLSFYQEMKDKLGADGDFAQGYVVAHEVGHHVQNLLGIEPKIRQMQQGTSKAEQNRLSVKMELQADCFAGVWGHFMQNQQVLEQGDLEEALNAAQAIGDDRLQQQSQGRVIPDSFTHGTSEQRYTWFKRGFDSGNPNSCNTFASAN
- the arsC gene encoding arsenate reductase (glutaredoxin) (This arsenate reductase requires both glutathione and glutaredoxin to convert arsenate to arsenite, after which the efflux transporter formed by ArsA and ArsB can extrude the arsenite from the cell, providing resistance.), whose protein sequence is MSQHVTIYHNPRCSKSRETLALIKEQGIEPTIVHYLETPPDAATLKTLLKELGFTSARQLMRHKEDLYKELSLADESLTEDQLIGAMINNPKLIERPIVVKGKKARIGRPPEQVLDIL
- the purC gene encoding phosphoribosylaminoimidazolesuccinocarboxamide synthase; this encodes MQKLAELYRGKAKTVYTTENPDLLILEFRNDTSALDGQRIEQFDRKGMVNNKFNHFIMSKLEEAGIPTQMERLLSDTEVLVKKLEMVPVECVIRNRAAGSLVKRLGIEEGTPLNPPLFDLFLKNDAMHDPMVNESYCRTFGWVSEENLATMKALSYKVNDVLSKIFGDAGLILVDFKLEFGLFKGQVVLGDEFSPDGSRLWDKATLNKMDKDRYRQSLGGLIEAYEEVAHRIGVKLD
- the dapA gene encoding 4-hydroxy-tetrahydrodipicolinate synthase, which gives rise to MFTGSIVALVTPMDDKGQVDRASLKKLIDYHVSSGTSAIVSVGTTGESATLNHDEHVDVVLQTLDLADGRIPVIAGAGANATTEAIALTERFNNTGVVGCLTVTPYYNKPMQEGLFQHFKAIAEHTDLPQILYNVPSRTGCDMLPETIARLAEIKNIVAVKEATGNLSRVSQIQELVNDDSFILLSGDDATALDFMQLGGQGVISVTANVAAREMAELCKLAAEGDFAKARKLNQRLMALHQQLFVEANPIPVKWACKVLGLIATDTMRLPMTPISDKARPVVEQALKHVGLL
- the bcp gene encoding thioredoxin-dependent thiol peroxidase, with the protein product MSPLKAGSIAPKFTLLDQDGEQISLTDFQGQKVLVYFYPKAMTPGCTVQACGLRDNMDELKKLGVEVLGISTDKPEKLSRFVEKEVLNFTLLSDEDHKVCEEFGVWGEKSFMGKTYDGIHRISFLIDEEGKVQHVFDDFKTSNHHDIVLDYVKNNG
- a CDS encoding M48 family metallopeptidase, whose product is MTSRFKTSVIATIVAGLLLTGSMPSQADPNDDQLPDIGTTAGNTLSINQELAMGDFYVRQLRASTPLINDPLLIEYINGLGMRLVSHAHSVRTPFHFYLVRNDEINAFAFFGGNVVLHSALFRYTDNESQLASVMAHEISHVTQRHLARAMEEQQRTAPLTWVGALGSILLAMASPQAGMAALSGTLAGSQQNMISFTQQNEQEADRIGLQVLQRSGFDPQAMPSFLQKLSDQSRYSSKPPEILLTHPLPDSRLSDTRNRANQMPPHPVQSSQDYLLAKVRALGMYSGGQDGNTYLTEDVLKAMENGNVREQTAARYGRAILFSQANKYDDARKMLQPLLDSQPNNIWFIDLMTDIDLEQKKAPAAIARLESALAKNRNEPVLQINLANAYVEGNQPAKASRILYRYTFDHPNDPNGWDILAQASAAQGIRDEELSARAESLALVGQLDQAIGLLSNASALMPVGSLKQARYDARIDQLRQLQQSFKQYQRGGR